The DNA region CCAACCTCAGAAAGGTACTCGTCATCAATGGCCTCCGGAAGCCTCAGCTGGTCACCTCCAGATATCATGAGTGGCCTGCCAAACGACATGGAGATTTCTCGGTCCAAAAGCACACAACCATACCAGACTCTTACACGCATTTCTTCCTCCAACTGACTGGGGCAACACAGCAATAGCCCCTTCTTCCGAGCATCGTGTGCACTCATATGCAAGCTCATGTTCTGTGCCATCCTGATAGCCAGACCAGTGATGTTCCAACATTTTGAGAATCGCTCTGTGCTCTGGAGATAGAAGCCCATaagcagaagcagctggACTGACTCAATACCAACCTCTTCGTCGATGATCTCGAGCAGATCAAACTTTTGAGTCATGTTGAAGAAACCACTGGCCCTGACTTTGTTTTCTTCCGTGCTGGGCCCCGGGGCAAACCAGGAAGCCAGTGCAAAGACAGCATTGACGGTAGCCGGGAAGGTCTTGACCAGGCTCTTTTGTCTACACAGGCCAGAGCAGGTTCCTGTGTTTGTTTGCGATGGCTCCCATAGTTGTCGATATTGCCCCATAAACGTAGGCTGATGAAGAATGGGATATGCACGATGAACGCGGTGAAAGTACAGGTCCACGAGCTCATCAGCATGTCGACGCAATGGCAAGGACCATGCAGCAGCGCCGACTCCGAGCAGACGGTCACAGGAACATGCctgaggagtgggaggcgCCGCCATCCCATTTGATGGACTGGCCGTGATCCTGGGAAGAGGTCCGATCCAGGACGGGGGCTTGTCTGCGGCAAGAGTTGGCTCCAGTGACTGCCGGTCAGGTGCGGACGAAGTATTTGCGTTAACAGCAGTTGGAATGGACGCCAtcggcggtgctggtggtgtagtATTGCTGACGCTGTGATGCAAAGTACTGGCGGGCTCGGCGGTTACTTCTGGGTTGGGAGGCACCTGATTCTCTTGACACTGGTCTGGAATGATGATCACATCTTCCACCGTCATACTGGACTCGGCTTCACTCCTCTGATCGGCTGGCCGGGTCTGTTCTTCAAGCTCTTTCAATCTGGACCTTAACGAGCGAATCATACTGGATAGATAGTCAACTATGTAATCAAGAAGGGTGTCGGCTGGGCACTCACTCATGTTGCCAAGCCTTTTCCTGGATGTCCGCAAGGTACACACAGTTGGAAAGCCTCTTTTTGCAGCCAGAGCAGTAGGGAATTGCTCCATCGCACCGGCGTTTTCTTACCCTACACTCCTCGCATGCTAAGGGGGCCCGTTTGCGCACAGTAGGTCTCTTGGGCGCCGGACCTGAACTGTCAGCGCCTGAAGCGTTGGATCGCGATCGTTTCGTTGCGGTGGACATGGATTGTATTTCCCGGCCTTaaggtgggtggatggaATGCTGTCAAAACTTGAAACTCAGCAGCTCGGGGCTTGCAAACATAGCCATAGCAGTACCTGTGAGCCCCAGGATTGCGGGGTAAAGAAGCACACCGCTGGGTATTGTGGAGGTTATGTGGAGAACAGGTTTGGCGTCGGCGCCGGTATGCTCGGGTCAAGCGGACTTTGGCTCGCCGAGCACTGTGCTAGGGAGCGATGGCCAGTTCAGGCCTGCAAGGATAGTTCTCCGACAAATGCGGGGAACACAATGGGGAACTGATCACTGTGACGGTGTGTGATGAACAAGTCCAAGACAAGGCGATGACATCCATTGAGAAACTATCGAAGCAAATCTAGGCtactcctttttttttcctatTTCGGGCCCTTCATGAAGAGGTCCCAAGCGTCCATGACCTTGTCCAGCACCTCTTGCTTCATGAGCTTCTGCAAAATGTCTCTTCGCCCAGTCTCTTCAGGGATCTCGCCAGAGACAAACCGAGACTGGTCCTCTTCACCCTGCTCAGGAGCGTAATACACCATAGCGCCCTCTTGTGCCCCTATCTTGTACGCTGGCCAAGGAGCCTCGCCATGGATGAAAGCAATGGCGTCCTCGGTCTGCTGGTCGCCTGCCTTTTGCTGGCCAACAGGAAGAAGCTCACGGTAGTTCTGCAGGACAAACACGATGTCGAGGATGTGCGTCGCATGGCCCTTCCACGGCCCATCCCAAGGGTTCGGAACGTTGAAGTGGCACAGGAATGCCTCCAGCCCGGCCTGCGACCAAGACCTGACGAAGGTTCTCGCTCCAAGCCCAAAGCAAATGTCGGTTGCGAGGTCGAGAACAGCCTTGAGAGACTCTTGCgagttggcggtggcggaaGCGTTGAGGCCATACCCAGAGATGATTTTGGGCGCCAGCTCTCGGTCGATGGGATCCAGAGTGGCAGCCAGGAAAGTCGCCATAGTCTTGGGCATTATGTCTACTCTAGCAGCCAATCTTGGGCCGTAGGCGTTGCCATCCATCTTACAATCGCCAAACATGATTCGCTTGCACCATTGCATTCCTGGGAACAACTCTGCTGTCCGAGCTGGGTCGGCCATCTGAGCATAGGATGTGGTTCTTGGAATCAAGTCGCCATCGACAATGGGCGCCATTGGCACTTTGCGTGCAATCTTCTCCCTGATATCCTCCATCGGGACCGTCAACAGTCGCTGAACTTGGGCCGTCTCGTCAGTTTCTGAGATGTCAAGAAGCTGCAACGCCCTCTTAAACGACCCCTCGGCAAGTTCTGGCTGCTTGGCTTTGACCAGAGAGGAACCGCTCATCGAAATCAGCTGGTTGAACAACGGCTCCTTGGAGTGGAGATGGAAAGTGCCCGATGCCGCCCCCGAACTCTCGCCAATATAGGTTACGCGgtgctcatcaccaccgaaccCTGCAATGTGGTGTTTGATCCAGAGCAAGCCCTGTCTCTGGTCATCAAGGCCGTTGTTTGGCTTGTAGCCTGCAGCCTTCATGGCAGAAGAGTAGAGGAAGCCAGGGACACCCAATCGGTAACTGGGGCAACGTCAATAACCTGGGGTTTTTGATTTTGGTGGATGAATCTTACTTGATACCCACAGCAATGATTGGCTTCCCAATCTTGACACTTCTCTGGACGATACGAGCGAGATCATACTGTGGGTAAGAACTGCTCCCCGTCGCAAAGGCACCGCCATGGACAAGGGCCAAAACTGGCCATTCAGGACCGTCTGCCTGGAGATCAGGTACAGCGATGTTGAGTGTCAGACATTCCGTGTCTGACTGCCCAAACTCTGGAGACTCCAGAGACTGCTGAATCAGTGCGTGCTCCCATTGGCAGCCGTTCGCTGGGCTCAATGGAATGGGCGCGAGGGTTGTTGCGTCAAAGATGCCGTATTGGACACGGGGGTGGTCTGATGGGTACGACTTCAAGAGCTCAGCACGTGAGAAGCGATCTTTCAAGGTCGCATACTGAACACCAAGAAACTGTGTAACACCGActttcctcaccaccccacaAATTGGCCCAATGGTTGGGTGTTGGAGAATAGGGGTCTGTTCGGACATGACGATAACTTTTGGTACAAGAAAactgatgatggaggtgtggGCCGGGAATAGCTCCAAACTCAGAGTTCGAGCAAGATCTGTCTCAAtatcatcgccatcacaaaaccgtcttcccctcccctcaggcGATGGATCGGATCCGCCTGACAGCTTGTGGCGGGTGTTTGCGGGCCTCAAAGCACCAGATCAAAACACCCGCCTTATC from Podospora pseudoanserina strain CBS 124.78 chromosome 1, whole genome shotgun sequence includes:
- a CDS encoding hypothetical protein (COG:L; EggNog:ENOG503NYPS), with protein sequence MSTATKRSRSNASGADSSGPAPKRPTVRKRAPLACEECRVRKRRCDGAIPYCSGCKKRLSNCVYLADIQEKAWQHDMIRSLRSRLKELEEQTRPADQRSEAESSMTVEDVIIIPDQCQENQVPPNPEVTAEPASTLHHSVSNTTPPAPPMASIPTAVNANTSSAPDRQSLEPTLAADKPPSWIGPLPRITASPSNGMAAPPTPQACSCDRLLGVGAAAWSLPLRRHADELVDLYFHRVHRAYPILHQPTFMGQYRQLWEPSQTNTGTCSGLCRQKSLVKTFPATVNAVFALASWFAPGPSTEENKVRASGFFNMTQKFDLLEIIDEEVGIESVQLLLLMGFYLQSTERFSKCWNITGLAIRMAQNMSLHMSAHDARKKGLLLCCPSQLEEEMRVRVWYGCVLLDREISMSFGRPLMISGGDQLRLPEAIDDEYLSEVGGKRNTQPSNCPSQISSYIETIKLYKFLGQVLDREEDGAETPANTCSDMQALLDLDTRIMEWRDALPGHLQYDNIAENGQQDLASTPGSLSSPDFSGQARRLYTRFLHVRVLILRPALEQFFQKQRHTPVIPQARGNPRVARVQDLMLSDIAAQCVLSADSLVKCLDIHIRSQSLAAWWYNISYLHTCGSTLLMGLLCSFNESVVRRDSLELCLRRLSQYTALSSIATKSYHLLQESSKRLLPERGASNIQTPSCSAVGNMARVPDPDPATHLGQPMTPAGMAPPTSVEAGTYMQYSSLLLAPHRIYACPQQTTSSSNLLPSALDPLLAGSADMMNDGVGGLDNVPEFWETPFLSQLEFYQPHDFTLSQLE
- a CDS encoding hypothetical protein (EggNog:ENOG503NYTS; COG:Q; MEROPS:MER0030934); the protein is MSEQTPILQHPTIGPICGVVRKVGVTQFLGVQYATLKDRFSRAELLKSYPSDHPRVQYGIFDATTLAPIPLSPANGCQWEHALIQQSLESPEFGQSDTECLTLNIAVPDLQADGPEWPVLALVHGGAFATGSSSYPQYDLARIVQRSVKIGKPIIAVGINYRLGVPGFLYSSAMKAAGYKPNNGLDDQRQGLLWIKHHIAGFGGDEHRVTYIGESSGAASGTFHLHSKEPLFNQLISMSGSSLVKAKQPELAEGSFKRALQLLDISETDETAQVQRLLTVPMEDIREKIARKVPMAPIVDGDLIPRTTSYAQMADPARTAELFPGMQWCKRIMFGDCKMDGNAYGPRLAARVDIMPKTMATFLAATLDPIDRELAPKIISGYGLNASATANSQESLKAVLDLATDICFGLGARTFVRSWSQAGLEAFLCHFNVPNPWDGPWKGHATHILDIVFVLQNYRELLPVGQQKAGDQQTEDAIAFIHGEAPWPAYKIGAQEGAMVYYAPEQGEEDQSRFVSGEIPEETGRRDILQKLMKQEVLDKVMDAWDLFMKGPK